A region of the Enoplosus armatus isolate fEnoArm2 chromosome 8, fEnoArm2.hap1, whole genome shotgun sequence genome:
ttaaaaaaattatctaaaaaaaaaacaactatctGATTAAAGAATAAGTAAACGGTTCTTTTGCAAGAACCACTTTTTGTTTTAGCATGCCTCAGGCGATCCATTCTCCCGCTCATAACATTTCATCTTACTGTGAACTTCTGTTGTAACATGTTGATTTAAATCAACATCTTTACATTGTGTCTAATTTTACAGACTCTCCAGGAGCCAGAGGGAGATGGAAAAGCGCTGGATGCAGAGTTTGGAGGCCACAGAGTTTTGGCTGTTATGAGACCTCCTACTCAACAGCTCCAAGCTCAAGGAAATGTGAGTGTCCCAGCCATCACTCCAATAGACTGATCAGTAGGCCTTATTTGTTATAAACGTCAAGTAAGCGCTGTAACGCTGTTAGGTATCGATCTTCCTTTCTTAGCATTATATTTTGACACTGTGGTAAATGTAGATGAGGAAAAGTCCGTGCATCAGCAGTTTAGCAGTGTAAtctctgtctgctttgtttACTATGTCAATATCTATCTAGCATTTCCAGTTATACACAACTCCTATCCTTCTCTTTTATTCTGCTGTCAGTCCACAAGCGAGGCGTTGGCCATTGTTCAGAGGTTTCCCTTCTCCTCGGCACTGCAGAGAATGAGCGTGGTGACGGTGGCCCGTGGGGGGCGCTCTGCTCTCGCTTTCCTCAAAGGCTCCTCAGAAATGGTGGCTAGCCTCTGCCGAGCAGAAACTAGTCAGTAACttaataaatgatataaatactaataatattCCTTTCATGTGTAGATATATAACTGTagtacagctttttttttgtgattagaatgaaaatatttttaacaCCACTTCCTGTAGATCAATCAAGTGAATTTTGCATTGTGTCTACACCTTTTGCATTTAAACTAAACGGGATGTTTATGTTTGCAGTGCCGCCGCAGTTCTACAGCAAACTGCGCAACTTCTCCAGTGAAGGCCTCAGGGTTCTCGCACTCGCTTATAAACCATTAGACGAGAACACTGACTTTAGGACCATTGAACGGTGAGAACCCAGTCTGTGGCTCTAAAGCTCCGTCATAGACTTGTGTAGTATGTCCAGTCGTACTGCAAACCCAATCTACAAGCTACGACAGTGAGCGTTAATGCAGCTGTGTGTCTTTCCGCAGGGGGGAGGTAGAGAAAGACATGCAGTTCCTGGGCTTCCTGATGATGAAGAACCTGGTGAAGCCAGAGAGTGCTGAGGTTATTAACATCCTGAGACTGGCACACCTTCGCAGCGTCATGGTCACTGGTGAgatatattttgcatttgtattaACCACAGCGGAATCACACTGTGCACCTCCTAGTTTTTATCATTAAGGCATTAAGTTGGAGTTGGACTTAATGCCATCAACGTCACGTCAAATCTTGTTTTGTCCTTCTTCACATAGGGGacaacattttaacagcagTCAATGTAGCAAAAAGCTGTGGGATGATGGGGTCTGATGAGAAGGTGATATTTGTCAATGCAACCCCCCACACTGCCCAGTCCACGCCCACCCTGAGGTTCAGCCTGGAAGACGGAGGGACCACTGCCGCCCAAAGCTCCGTAGAGGTCATCACTCACGTGAGTCCTgctcagacacaacacagcagcacattgCTCCTCAGTCTGTTTAAGTCTCGGGGCAAAATATATTTCAGACATCTGGGAAGAGGGTGGTTCTGTTGTATGAGGATTTTCTTACCATTTCTGTGATATTACTTTGTgataacatgaaaatattacCATGGCAGTTTTGATTATAGCCATAATTCTGCTACTTTGTAATAATTATTAAAGGGGATGACCTTCAACATATGTCAGACTAAGTAGGAACCTTTTCCCAAGCAGCCATTCTCTGGGACCTGAAAGACAACAGTGATATCTGTGATAGTCTTCGGGTCCCACTCTCATACAACCCGAGCTGTGTTGCGTGAAGCCAAAGCCGGGCTCAGACCACAGGAGTTTTGGGCCCTCTCTAGAATCGGAGGAGGaatctggtctgggaccttgGTCAGTACCGATGATCGGCCCAGATTGTCTGGTAATATGAGGGGTTTTACAGATCCAGTCTTAAACCTCCCGAACTGTTTGCAGACTCTTCTGGGCCGTCCCGTTAAAATCTGGATGATTACGTCAGTACTTTCCAAGCGGGACCACAAGAGCCAATGAGAGAGTTTGAGATCAGAGAGATGAACATCTGTGCAGTTTCTCCTTATGTGCGTGATGCAACGCAATTTCAAAGTCGGTTaggattttaaaactcctgtaGATACATGCAAGATTTTACTAACTGGTTGTGTCATGCATATTTAATGATTAAGTAGTTATATCACAATAGCACACATGAGCACATTCATGGCCTACATTTATTAACTGGCAGGATACATTTTGGATacttgtcttttctcctctcagggCCTGTACCAGGGTGGTTTTGGCTATCACTTGGCTATTAATGGCAAGTCCTTTGCTGCCCTCTGTGACCACTTCCCTGAGTATCTGCCTAAGGTAATGTACGCTATGTAATCCCAGCAGGAATATTCTGACAGTGGACCACGCTCATGCACCAATGACACATGCATACAACAACTAGGGGAGCAGTCACAGGGACAATTAttaaattgtattatattttggTTCAAACAGCGGCATCAGACTAACAGACCGTGTATTTCAAGCACCATTTCCATTTGAGTAACAAAGATGATGGTTGTAGGAAGCCAGTCAAATCAAGATGTGATCAATTGTCCTCAGggctctttctgtcttttcttgaCATGCTGTCATTGCAGGTTTTGCTGCGAGCCACAGTATTTGCGCGCATGACTCCTGACCAGAAAACCCAGCTGGTGAAGGAATTGCAGAAGCTGAAGTGAGTTCAGACACAAAAAGGGAAGGACgggaaacacacaggaaaaacagaaagaaaatcaaacgGAGTAGAGATATACTGAGAGCAACAGAGAATTGTTGTCTCAGACCCTCATTACCCTGCAGTTCtgcatagttttttttaaagggcatctagtggccattagaggaactgcagcttcCACATTGGCTTCAACACGCTGTGGTGGTTGTTTGATGTGGTTAAATCAATGCTGTAAACTGATTATTCTCATCAGAGTGGAGAAGCCTATGGAATGCAAATTAAGTTAAATACTTAAACTCAATACCAGTGTATTGTGTATTGTGGAATTCACTTAAAATGTTGCACCAGAAGTTAAGGGTTGCATAATAAATTTATAATCACAAGtgtatttgtagtttttctAATTTCGATAATTAAACACTGGCTACTACTTAACTTTAAATAAGACACCTGTCATTAGTCGAGCCCCTCTTGTATTGCTACAGCTACCGGGTGGGCATGTGTGGGGACGGGGCCAATGACTGTGGGGCCCTAAGAGCCGCTGATGTCGGGGTTTCCCTGTCTGAAGCCGAGGCTTCCGTTGCTTCACCCTTCACTTCCAAGACTGAAAACATCAGCTGCGTGCCGCTGCTCATCAGGTGAGGAAGTAGGAGGTATTAAACGTGTTGAAGTTCGAAAAGCAGGGTGAATACGGACGACGACTTTGAAAACCAACCAAACCAGTAATGTTTGTGGCACAGTATCcgcagagaaagaaataataacacatttttcctCCTTGTCTGTGCAGAGAGGGCCGATGTTCTCTGGTCACCTCCTTCAGTCTCTTTAGATACATGGCCCTGTACAGCCTCATTCAGTTCTGCGCCGTCCTCATCCTCTACACAGTGAGTAGCAGCGAGCTCATCGCACCCTCACTTTCAGAGTAGCCACCTCTCTTTGCTCGGTCCCTGGTGGATCTGCTTCAACATATGGCTACCACGCCAATTTTTAGGCCAGATCTTGTGGAaccccaaagtgttcaatattagataaataaataaaggtgtGGAAAAGAGGTCACCTTAGTGTCATGGTAGCTTAATTatggacattttcagtatttagagATAAAGCAACTTGCTGGAAACCATTAACGCCACGCTGTGATAGACATTCTGTGATGTCGGTAACcagtgtgtttttcctgcagtaTCAGTGCAAAACCATCCACTCCTCTTCTTAAAGTCAAGAGCTCTGACCAGATTGCTGACGTAATGAGTTCATTCTGCATTCTGAGCTAACCGGGAGGTTTCCTTCTTGGGATAATGAACATCTTCCTCCCATTACTTTTGCACACCAACAAATTTGCATGTCAGTCTTCTCATAAGCTCTCAGTcattcttgtttgttgtttcgtGCATGATTACGGCCTAAATCACATTCAGTACATGTTTACAACTTTACCCTGAATAATTCACTTCCTAAGTAAACGTTGCACCAGTTCTGCTCATGTTTCTTCCCTCGCCTTTATTGCTTAGAGAACTTACAATGACACATGTGGcttctggatgtgtgtgttcaggtgaagACGAGCCTGGCTGACCTGCAGTTCCTCTTCTGTGACATCGTTGTGGTGACTCTGCTGGCCATCGTGATGGGGAAAGGAGGCCCCAGTAAAGAGCTGCACCCCCGCAGACCCCCAGCCAGTCTGCTGGCGCTGCCTGTCCTGGGCAGCCTCTTCATCCACACCTGCATGATCATCCCGGGCCAGCTGGCTGCGCTCTTCATCACCACCTCACAGGACTGGTCAGTGAAAAGCAGGGCTGCAAAGACACACGGCTGCAaagagcttttattttccataaGAATATCctaaataaatggtttatattTGTTTCTATATTCACTAAATCTCAGATAAGAAAAGGATCAGCACCTCATCTACACTTGATGCACTTACACTGTAAAACCTCATCCCCTGTATTTGTTTTAGGTATATTCCACTCAATTCCACAGTGATTGGAACAGCCAATCTGCCCAACATGGAGGACACCGGTGTGTTTGCATTGTCAGGTTTCCAGTACATCATCATGGCTGTGGTGGTCACCAAGGGCTACCCTCACAAGAAACCTCTCTACCACAATGGTGAGTCATCAGAAATGACCGAGGAAGATGATTTGTGGTTGGAGGGGTGATTTAGGACCCTGACCTcagaagtgattttttttttctttttcttcttctcatcttccCAGTGATTTTCCTCTGTCTACTGTTTGTCCTCTTTGCCCTGATGACTTGGCTGGTGGTGTATCCTGGGCCCCTTGCTTGCCAAATACTTGAGCTGTACGACATCTCTGACATGAACTTCAAAATGCTGCTCGTCGCCGTGGCTGCTCTCAACttactcatttgttttgtcgTGGAGGTGAGTGATGATATGAAACTTCAATGTTCCCTCTGAGGACGATTGTTAATCTAACGCCAACCGGATGAGATTCATGACCGTCTGGATGCGACTGATGTTGGGATTCTTCATGAAAAGAACTTTATGAAGTGTCTCAGCGTTCACACTCTGCTGATTCCCTCATGCCAACACACGCTTACTGCTGCAACTCCTGACACTTCCCCTACCTCCTCTAACTGCTGGAGCTTTTGTTTCTCACTTCATTGTTCACTTCGTAAGCACTGATGTTGGTGCATGTTAGCAGCCATCTCTGACTCTGCACCATCGTGTGTTAGTGGGGATTACTTCTCCGAGCAGAATCCTCAAATTCTTTGAGAGCtcccttttttttgccttttgaaGCTGCCATTTCCTAATTTCTTTAGATGCGAGATAGTTGTTTTTCAAATCTTATGTTTCCTCTCTTCTACGCAAAAATGGCACCCTTTGCTCCTAAAGTAAACATTGCCACTTCATTTATAAGAGAGACTAGAGATAACACTCAGCACCTACTAATGCTCGACACAGTGTATCTCAAAGCACCGATCCAGATGCTATCTGCTTACTTTATTACTAGGAGCATATAGGTctatttcacattttgacatgtcacattcggaaaagctaaattaaattgtaaataaatgtaatatattgaatgatggctgaattccatttagctgaaTAGAACAAAGCCATTGTTCCACGTTATATGTAACActgtttttcctgctatgaaaagtcaaaatgtctgctctaGAAAAGGCCTgttgttttaaacattaataGATTAATACTCTTTTAGCGTGGTATATTCCTAAAAGCCCTTGTTAACTGTacacttgctgtttttttcccccaggtGCTGATAGACGTGGGTTTCCTGAACTTCCTTCGGTTGCTGTGCGGGAGGCGTCAGTCCAAGAAACAGTATAAACGTCTGAACATCCTTCTGTCTGGCTCCCCATCATGGCCGCCCCTGAATCAGACCCTTTCCCCCACAGATCACACAGTCATCTGCATTAGCTAGCATCTGCTTGCCCCTCTGTCCAACACTGTCAGAGTCACCCAAGCCAAACAATGCTGTGGGTGTCTGAGCTACATCCCCAACTCTCCAAGTCATGTTTACCTCTATTAATAAAACCTATTTTTATGTAAACTTtagtgtgtgtggatttgttgatgttttagtcaaattacaaaaacattttctcgtATGGTATCTGACCATGCAGgtaattttggttttatttgtccaggttttgagatttccACCTCCTTCCCAACACAGTGGAGGTGAATTTCTTTGCAGTGCTCAAAGCTTTGAAAAATACcatttaaaatattcagcaaAACCATCTTTTTCTAGAAATTGTGTCCTTGTTACAGTACTTTGGATAAACCGCAGAGCTCACTGGAActgctgtcaaatcaaataattgCTGGAGTTTGAATGCACTTTCTGTTGGccgctttggacaaaagcacCTGCCTGCCAATGTAATGTAAAGGAATGATGCATGCATCACAAAGTTTttgcaaatcatttttattaaatcaGTATTTACAGGCAGTTTGTGTTCTCACTCAGAGCTTAGCTAAACCCAGTTGtctcctgctctgctgctaGATTTCCTGAACTCTCTTACCAGTATTGTGAATTCTCCCTCAGTTATATTCAGTTTCTTGAACTACAGTAATAAAATCAACAACCAGGAAGTAAAGATGTGATACAGGAGGCACAAGCTGAATTCAACCGACAACCATTTTCTATTGATGATGTGCACCACTGAATATGGCTTTATTGagatcttttctctgtttgaacaAATAAGGTGAAAAACTAAGAACTATCTATTGGGCACAATGGTCCTGGACAGTATTCACTACCTCTGTGGTTCAATTACAGCTGTGTCCATGTTCCACTTCAGCAGTGGACCAACAGTtattgaaggggggggggggttaccg
Encoded here:
- the atp13a2 gene encoding polyamine-transporting ATPase 13A2; amino-acid sequence: MDRRGSVVEPQSGLPSPSPRDPLLSPESHMDVQGYKWVRWRVWLCRLAAVLSLGLLLIVFHWRPRLAVLARCCSCPLALADILLIRDSFGQQHVVEVFKEEMEEGSLEVLGELEEAEWRDTVELYREEKTLLRYYLFEGLRYIWLDRKGAFCRVSVLNEDWTCKDLNGFQKGLSHLEQSFRRRMYGPNLIDVPVKPFMKLLFEEVLNPFYVFQLFSITLWIIDSYYFYAICIFIISILSISISLYEIRKQSITLRNMARLVTTVTICRSSGTEECVSSEELVPGDCLIIPQEGLLLPCDAALLSGECLVNESMLTGESVPVLKTPLPAGEGTYSSETERRHTLFCGTQLIQAKGGGPGGSGAVAVVTSTGFFTAKGSLVSSILYPQPTNFRFYQDSAKFLLILGFVAFIGIIYSFVILFRSSLNWVELLIKSLDIVTIAVPPALPAAITTGTIYAQRRLKSQGVFCISPPRINICGKVSIFCFDKTGTLTEEGLDVWGVMEGGPAGFSELVPEPRLLPPGPMLSSLACSHTVTLLRGQPLGDPLELKMVESTGWTLQEPEGDGKALDAEFGGHRVLAVMRPPTQQLQAQGNSTSEALAIVQRFPFSSALQRMSVVTVARGGRSALAFLKGSSEMVASLCRAETMPPQFYSKLRNFSSEGLRVLALAYKPLDENTDFRTIERGEVEKDMQFLGFLMMKNLVKPESAEVINILRLAHLRSVMVTGDNILTAVNVAKSCGMMGSDEKVIFVNATPHTAQSTPTLRFSLEDGGTTAAQSSVEVITHGLYQGGFGYHLAINGKSFAALCDHFPEYLPKVLLRATVFARMTPDQKTQLVKELQKLNYRVGMCGDGANDCGALRAADVGVSLSEAEASVASPFTSKTENISCVPLLIREGRCSLVTSFSLFRYMALYSLIQFCAVLILYTVKTSLADLQFLFCDIVVVTLLAIVMGKGGPSKELHPRRPPASLLALPVLGSLFIHTCMIIPGQLAALFITTSQDWYIPLNSTVIGTANLPNMEDTGVFALSGFQYIIMAVVVTKGYPHKKPLYHNVIFLCLLFVLFALMTWLVVYPGPLACQILELYDISDMNFKMLLVAVAALNLLICFVVEVLIDVGFLNFLRLLCGRRQSKKQYKRLNILLSGSPSWPPLNQTLSPTDHTVICIS